The region TATATTTGATGATGTGACAATCGAATACAATATAGATGATATTCTTTCTTCTTTTGATAATGTTGAAGTTGTTGATTCTTCTGACTTTTTTGATTTTAAAGATATGGAGAATGAATCTCCTCCGGCACCTACAGAACTGAAGGTTATTGAACCCCCTGCTGAACCTGTTTTTGAAAATATTCTGCAAGAAGGTATACAGCAGGATAATGAACAAAAAGAAAATACTGTTACTGAAATATATGAAGATAATGAAAATATTTCGGAAGAATCTCAGGAAATAGAATTTAATTCTGATTCTGAAAATGAAGAATCTTCAGAAGAAACATCTTTAACTGAAGACAGTGAAATTTCTGAAATTGATGAAGACCAAGAAGATCAAGAAAATTTTGAAGATTTTGAAGAAGTTGATGAAAATCAAGAAGATCAGGAAGACTTTGAAGAATTTGATGAGGATCAATATGAAACTGCTCCACGAACTGGAATAATAGACCTGAAATTGGCGGCAGGCATAGCAGCAGCAGGGATTACTGTGGCTATTGCAGTTGCTTTGTGGATAAATCATAAATCATTAACAAATCAAAATTTACCTATTCTGGATCCTCGACCTATAAATCAAGTAAGTTCGTTACCAGATCCAACAAGCACCAATAACAAAAATTTAAATAATACAGTATTGCCGCCCGAGATTCCGACAGGGCAACAACAACAAAACACATTGCCAATAAAAGAGAAAGATCTTTTGCCTCTGTATCAGAAAAAAATTAAACCGGCTGCTCGGCCTGCGACTAATAAAGATTTAAGTTCCGTTCTTGCAGAAGCCTTTACAAGACAGAGCTATGATGTCGATATAAGAAATGTTTCCTGGGAAATCACTGCGGATATGGCAGAAAATTCGATATTTAAAAATTATATTATGGTTACAGGTCAAGCTTTAAAAAGTGCACTGGCAAGAGATTTGTCACTGGCTAAAGAAAGGGCTTTAAATACTCAAATGGAACTTAAAACTGTTATGGATTTAAACGGCAATATTTTAGAAGCGACCGTAATTCAAAGCAGTGGGTCTAAAGAAGTAGATAAGATTTGCTTGGAAACCTACAAAACAACTATTCAGTTTACTAAACTTCCAAAAATCAATATAAATAAGGATAAAATTAAAGCAAATCTTATAATCAGTTTTTAATAAAAAATTAGAGAAGAAAAAATGAATATTACACAAGAACAAAAAGAATTTATAGAAAATATTATTAAAGACGCTCATGGTTATGAGGGGAACGAATCTTTACTTGATGAGTTTTTTAATGAGGTTGTCAGGCGCTCATCTACTCTTATTTCTAGACAAAATGAACTTGATAATATTAAATTCTATATAAAAAGAATAGCAAATACTGTGATCTTTGAATTAATCAAAAGTTCAGCAAAGCCGAATATTATTAAAAAAACTGACAACAAGGCTTCTACGCAAGCGGATGTTTTAAATATCGGTTATGAATTTGACGAAAATGGTGATATTGCTTTAAATTATGATATTTCATTTGAAGAAGTATCAAGCAAAAAAACTTGCTTATCCAAAATTCAAATAAAAAAGATTGAAGAAATTGTTTATAATCTTGATGAAGAAAATAAATCTGATTTTTATGAAAATATATTCAAATTGAGATATATAAAAGGTCTTAATAATAGTGAAATTGCTGAAAGGCTCGAAATAAAAGAGTCTGAAGTTGATAAAAAGCTTTTGTTTATTATTAACAAAGTAA is a window of bacterium DNA encoding:
- a CDS encoding ECF-type sigma factor, with the translated sequence MNITQEQKEFIENIIKDAHGYEGNESLLDEFFNEVVRRSSTLISRQNELDNIKFYIKRIANTVIFELIKSSAKPNIIKKTDNKASTQADVLNIGYEFDENGDIALNYDISFEEVSSKKTCLSKIQIKKIEEIVYNLDEENKSDFYENIFKLRYIKGLNNSEIAERLEIKESEVDKKLLFIINKVRKEVFA